The DNA sequence ttttaattttttaattaataaaattttattatttttatactaaatctctatatatatcttatttttaaaaataatataaaaaaataaaatctatttattaaaattaatatattttatagtaataatctatttttaattttttaattataataaaaataatttctTTAGTATATTAGATCTAATAATAActttaattataattattagatctattataaatcttattttattaaaattatatatattatttaaaactatactatatttttaaataattttatttatttatttaaattaaatatctAAAATCTTAGGATTTTTTAtcttaatatattaataattataataatatataaaatagaatttaaatttaaatatatatttaataaaattatatatctatttcttctctataataatagagaaaaagatagtattatattttaaaaataaaatattagctattttttatatatatataaatttaaaaaatattttatatttatttaataatagaatctattttttaaataatttttttttattaaaaattattttataattattagtataaatattatttaaaaaaaatctttATTTAAAcaataatataatatagtaatagatatattaaaaattttaGCTATCTTTTTAAAACtattaattttttattttttttatagctaatatagCTAATAGAATTCTATCTTTCTACTTAACGCgtaatttttttaatttaaatatttttaGTAGTATAgctaatattttaattatcTAAGAAATTAAGACGCGTTGAAAACGCGTGTGGTGGATAACTCATTTATATAGGCAactcgcttaccgattacgttatagaaatataaaaaaagtcTAGAAATAATAGATTTTTAGATCACATAACCAATTTCGGGTCGGGGCGGGTTTTCTAGATTTAGGGTCGGGTTCGGGTCGGGTTTGTCGGGTTACCCGTACCACTCTAatattatctatatttttaaataattaatagaaTATTTATATAAGGGAATAACAACTACTTTATAACTATTGAAGACtttatctattattaaataaattgACTAACGGTATGACCGTAACATTACCTGATTTTATAATCTAGAATAAAAATGTTCCATAAAGAACAATAATTCAGGAAACTTGATACTGTATACAGCTGTCTCAAAATATGGATTTAACCTTTTATGCTGCCCTAATTGCTTCTTACACCCTACCTTTTCTAGAGAAAagtgttacagacccttgtctagcaCACTGtatcgaaggcggacacacaaggcagaaaagCGATAAGTGAGCCGATCGACATCAATATTTCCATATCTCTCTCCACCTTCCATGACTATCGTTGCCAACATCGAGAAAATATCCCCGCCATGTCTAAGCCTTTGATCGTGCTCCCCCGCCCTGGGACAGTGCCACCCAGCGGCGCAACGCAGCCCATTCCCGCCCCATTGGAAGCCGCCTTCGTCGCAACCTTCGGCAACCGGCTTCCACCAGCATCATATTTACAAACCCTCCACGGCAAAGCAGCATACTACGAACTACCACCCTCATCTCCTGTTTCCACGGATGGTAAACAGCCCATATCCCGGGTACTATTCGTCCACGGGGTGCAAACACCTGCAATCGGCCTCCAGCCATTAGCCAACGCACTGTCCTCGCGTTTCCCCTCGGCTCATTGTGTCCTAGTGGATCTGTGGGGCCACGGACTCTCAGAAACACCGTTTGTGGCGCACGACCCCGCTCTCTTCCATGGATTAATAGAAGCCGTGATGGTTCATCTTGGATGGACTGATGCCCATTTCATTGGCTATTCTTTTGGCGGGTCTACCACAGCAAGTTTTGCGGCAGCGCACCCCGAACGCGTCGCGTCGATGGCTTTGGTTGCCCCGGCGGGCCTACGCCGCACCGCCGGGCTCGATGAGGTGCAGAAAGGTTACTTGCGTGGTGGGGAGGggttggaagaggctgcGCGAGATTGGATCCTGGAAGTGCTGGAAGGGGGCCGGTTGGTTGTGCCTTCGGATTGGAAGGAGAGGGTGGGACGAGGTGAGGTTGTGGCAGAAGCTGTCAGAGATTGGGAAATGAAAGAGCATGCAGGGCATGCCGCTAGCGTAGTCGGTATCTTTAGGGATGGTGGAGTTTTTGATAAACATGGTGAGTTTGCGAAAGCGGCGACGACGGGGATCAAGAGTCGATGTGTTCTTGGGGAGCTGGATGATTTGTGTAGCGTGCAGGACTTGCATGAGCTTGGAATGCAGGATGTTGTGGTCGTGCCCCAGGTCGGCCATGGAGTAGTTAGGGAAAGGGTACCGGAGGTTGCGGGCTTTATCGAAGAGTTCTGGAATAGACTCCAGCAATAGATGTCCGCTGGATGGTGACTAGTCGGTTTGTCTTTGAATTCAGCACTTGCTTTCTTTGCGTGGTTCTAGAGTTATTGGATACCATAGTTTTATGATCATCTGGGCTGTTCGAGGGGAGAACAACGCGGAACTCAAGATATCTCTATCCCAAACTTTGTTATACAGGACCCATTCTTCGACTGTCTCAATAGGACCGATGTAGTAATTCACCTTTGACATTCAATTTTTTCTTAGCTCCACATACATAGTGCTACCGCGAAGCATACATGTTTAAAATGTTCAGTAATGACCCGTTAGATTACATCTGTCACTTTGGTGTTTTAGTTAATAATCACCTAGTTATTAGGTCGATCTCTACttataagaaataaattacCATAGATTGACAGTTTCATTCTTGTACGTGTTCCTTTCTTACCCTGGTGGTGATGAACGTTGTTTCAAGCACATCAGTTATTGTGTTCCAGACGAAACATGATTGGGAAACAGGGCTACATGCATGATGTGAATATTTCGGCATATGGGATGTTTCCATACTGTCCTCATGTAAGTCAATTATACGGCTGACTGTTTACCTCTTCTCATATTCATAAAAATCGATTGTCGATGGCGTCGCGATCCCCATGGCAGCATTAACAACTCATAAGCTCACGACAACAAGAATCAGAGAAACTTGACCCAACGCAATACTATACAAAACCTACGTTGAACTACACACAAAGAAACCTTTCTTAATTGTATAGATTTGTTACAGCCAGTCAAACACCTTAGTTCAACATTGGGTTGTGGTTCATCTTTTATGGGATGACTTAGCTCAATGCTGTCTGCTAGACGAAATCTTGGCCTGATGCTGTTGGGATATCTGAAGTGTTTTGTTGTTGGAAGAATGTCGACAAACCTTCGAGGGGGTGAACTTTGAGTCTTTTCTTATTCTACAATTTTGTACAAAAGCTAGTCAAGATCCTTTAATGATGGGCTCGACGGATGTCAAACATCGCACAACtcgatcatcttcttgagtGATATCTGGGGCTGAGAAATATATCCGACGCTCCCGAGGATCGTGATTACTATATCCTGGTTGTGGCAATTGCATCGAGTCTATGTAGTCCTTCTAGAACCGAGTTATAAGTCACCATTCTGGAACATGTCGTCTCAGCCAAGCCCTTACTAGCCTTCCTGTGAACAAAATCCTTCTAGAGGCTAGTCCCCGCTGACTATAACAAGAGGCCCTTGACCCGGCGAACTTACGGAGGAACCCCTCATGCTCCGTATTCTTACCTTTTTGAGACGACCGCTTCTTGCTTAAGCTTAAAGGATCAACCTCTAAGGTGTCATAAACACGCAGCTGGGATGCATATGATAATAGTTCAAACATGCACTAATCCGTAATATTCAACTAAACAGTCGGTTTAGTAGAAGGAGTGTATGCTGTGACAACGTGACCAGGTTCCATCCGATAAACAACGGAAGACGCGGGACTGGTGATGAACGGTTCTTACATCAGCGTAGGATATGCTTCGGTGGGGATGCATCTACTATGTGGATACATTGAAGAGCGACCTGTCTCGGAGATTTTGCTACAAGTTCCGGGGTATCCCTCCGTATAACATGCCATAAAAATGGAGGCTAGTGTCAGAGGTCATGGATGAATAGCGATGCCTTTTCAGTGCTTGTCTAATGATTTCATACAAAAGACGTTTCGGGGTATTTTGAAGATGTTTTGAACCAAAGTTCGTATATCAATCGTATCAATATTGATCTTAGGTACAGTAAAATAGTGAGAATGGTCAGGGTTCGATTTTCACTCATAAAACAAGCGCATTCACAGCAACTCAAACTGTGGAGTGCACATATACAATCGTGGTATGCCATCCTTGCCATGCGCGCTATTGAAATACATATCCACAGTCATATGCTTGGCTGACGTGCCATTAAAATTCAGCAAGGCTTCAGGGCAATGGACGGCAGTCGGTGGAGCACGGAAAGAAGGGTAGAGCCCTGAGCGAACCTCTTCATCACTCGGAACAGTGCCGATCGGCACTACTAGTGTTTTGAGTTGATGATAACCCTAACGCCTAGTTTCTCTCACGCCACGGTTCATGTGCCACCTCCCTGGAATTCCACTGGTCCGTCCACCGAGCCCTATAATTTTCAAGGTAAGCTATATGAGGCAGTGTTCTGGAATAAAGTTTCAAAAATATGGGCCCGCCGTTAAAGTAGGATTAGAACCACCAGCCCCGTTTGATCCTGTTTTTCCGTTGACCTCCCGTTCCTGGTCATGACCTGTTGCTAGACACATATTGTCCTGTTGCTAACCCGGGTCAATATATTTTCAATCGCACTATTTAAGTATTAAATGATGTAGTAACATGGGGCCGGAGGAGTCAGATTCCGCAGAACCAGACAAGAAGGAGATCTAAACCCGTGCGCTCGAGCCTTGTTGGCCTCAGTTGAACCATTCCAACACGGTATCTAAGCGCTTGGTGCCTGTTCTTAGCTGGACAGGGGCTCCCATATTAGACAAATAGATGGAGTCGGATGGCCCCGCCCGTTACAGATACAGGATAGTTGGTTCAATAACGAGTCAGTCAGTGGAGAAAGGGTACAACTCGGAGATCGAACCCGGAGAATTAGATCTTCTAGTTTTCCAGGGACCGGATGACCCCTAgtcttggcttctttggaGACGGATGTTTAGGACTGAAATGTCTCATCCTTCACACTATGGACCCACCCGCTCCCTAATTTTCCTCCCGGTTGTTACCGCGTTatcctttgctttgcttctggTCTGGTAGTAAGAGCCGAAGGTTTAAAAGGCTTTGGATCTCTCGTAGCTTTTGCTACCATTTCTCAGGTATCATTGCCCAAGGCAGCAAGATTTGAAAACTTCTTTGCCCGCTATGAAGCTCTTGTCAGTCACTTTTGCTGCCCTCCTGGGCCTCACCCAGCTCGGTGTCGCCCAGAAAGTCTCTGGCGCTGCCCAAGGTTTCGCCTCTGGCGTGACGGGTGGTGGTAACGCTGCACCTCAGACCCCGAAGGATATCAACGAACTCAAGAAGTTGCTCGCCGATCCCTCCCCTCGTGTGATTGTCCTTGACAAGTTGTACGACTACACCGGAACGGAGGGCACCTCGAAGGGAACCGTCTGTGCCAACTGGGGTGAAGGCGCAAAATGCCAGAAGATCATCCAGGACAACTGCGGAAATGCCGGCAAATCCACTGGAACCTGGGACACTGCTGCCAAGACCCCCATCGATGTCGCCTCCCACAAGACCATCATCGGTGTTGGTAACAAGGGTatcatcaagggcaagggttTGAGATTCCGCGGTGGTGCTACCAACATCATTGTCCAGAATATCCAGATTACTGACCTGAACCCCCAGTACGTGTGGGGTGGTGATGCCCTCTCTTTTGATGGCGCTGATCTGATCTGGGTTGACCATGTTACTGTATGTTTACCTTTATCCCCTGTATAACCCAATACTAATAGCATGCAGACTGCTCGTATCGGACGTCAGCACTAcgtcttcggcttcaacACCAGTAAGCGTGTTACTCTTTCCAACAACTTCATCAACGGTGACAGCCCCTTCTCTGCCGGATGCAACGGATACCACTACTGGACCTTCGAGATGGTTGGCAAGGGAGACCAGATCACCCTGCAGAACAATTACATCTACCACACCTCTGGCCGCAGCCCTGCCCTGAGCGGAGGCACCCTCCTGCACGCTGTGAACAACGTCTGGGACGGCAACACTGGCCACGCTCTTGAGGGAGGCGAGGCCACTGCCAGGGGTATCTTCGAGGGTAACGTTTTCACCGATGTCAAGGCCGTTGTCGCCGACTTCAAGGGCAaggctttcttctcccccgacGCCAATTCCAACAAGCAGTGCAGCTCCGCCCTTGGCCGTGCCTGCGAGGTCAATGTCCTCACCAAGTCCGGTACTCTTCCCCCCCTCAAAGATACCTCCTTCTTCGGTGACTTCAAGGGCCTCAAGATTGCCCCTGCTACCCCGGCTTCTCAGGCCGCGGTTAACGTCCCCAAGAATGCTGGTGCGGGCAAGAtctaatttctcttcttgtatatatGACTACACATCTTTGTATCTTTGTGTATAAtacctttctctccactAGCAGTGCTTGTTTATAGAGTTCGAATATAAAAGAGGGTTTACCGCTTTTTCCAAGTGCATTTGACCAGCACCCCAACATGGCTACCCGTATAGGTTCAACTCAATTTTCTGATCTGTTCGTGATGTGCAATCCCAACTCACCGACAGGACTTTGTCGTGTAGTCATAGTTCTAATTACAATCAACTATTTGTCTGGCCGGAGTTTTGCCGATGTCGATTGAACTATTGCCGTCCTTTACTTCGGATCTGATCAGGATTAGTTAATAAGTGTGCCGTTATGGTCGCAATAGTATTTGAATTTAGAGTAATGctaaacaaagaaatataaaaaagTTACACCTGGATTTCCCTACCCCTCATCAGCTTAACTTGTCACAGAAACAGATTCTGTATTTCTAGAATCATCAGAACTAGGACGTACAAGAGATTTAGTACCTCATATACATGCATAAGACACCACTTGTGGCTAGCCTAATCTTGAACCTTTGGTCGAACGCTCCTCGCCTCTTGACTTTCCAAAGGCACTGAGAACGAGAAAAGTATCCAAAGACTTAACAGCAAGATTCGCCGCGAATGCCATCCTAGCCATCGCCAGCAGCCTATTAACCTACCACGAACACTCAATTGCAGGCTCAAACAGAAGGATTGACCAGACCTCGAATTCTGAATCTATAGTTCGATAGACTCTGTCACCATCTAGCACAATAGGTCTTCGGTACTATGTCGGCTGCGAGGTCAAACAGGACTCTTTCTTGGCCAACATCTCCAGCTCACGCTAGTTTTTTAAGCCTCTTGATCGATCTGTGTGAGAATATTTATAAATAAGTGCTGGCTGTGCCATATCTAGTCTTCTTATTTTAGGACCCGGGTGGGTCAATAGAATCCTTTGCACCCGAAAGGCCACCCCAATGGCTTGCGCTTCTATATACCAATCGACAAATTTCAGATGAAGCAAAATCAGTCCTCTATAGTACAAATGAGTTTACCCTCGAGGAAGGGACACAGCGTCAGGGCAGTCTTCTAAAGTCTTTTCTAGACTGCATCGGCTCGGTGAATGCAGGCTTTCTGGCTTATCTACAGATCAACTTTCCAGCCACAGAGCGGGTAGATGGCCAGCTGGACAAAATAAAGATAAGAGAAGATGGCTGGCAGAATTTGCGACTTCTGCAGGAACACTGCACCAACTTGCAAACATTGGAAACCGTCGTTTATGGTCCGAACTGCGTTCTTGTCACAGACAACGAGATCAATGTTCGATTCCTCCATGATACATTGCAAGACATTGATACACAGTTCAGAGCTATCGGGTCTCTCGGTAGAATCATAGCCAAGATTTTCTGTAGATCTccaacccccaaaacaacgGAGTTTATGAAACAGCTTGGTTGGATTGTCTTGCCGCGCAACGGGTAGATCAACGGTAGCAAATGGTGGTGGGAAGCCAACGATACAATCTATTGTGATCAACGAATTATCTGAAATACCTTGTTTCGCGCCGCATAGGTCTTCTCATATTTTGCATATATTTGCTGAGGAGATTTTCCTATACTAACGTGGTTTTCCTTCTCGGGGtaatatttctttctcttagTAGCGTTTTCGATACCAGATCGTCGCAAACTAGTTATATATTTCAGCAAATTACCAGCAGCGTTGAGAATGAATCACCAATGTAATGTTTATACCCTTTCATTTGGCCAAGAATTAAATCACTAAGGCATCTATATAAGTAGGTCATTTGCGCCACCATTAAACAAGTTGTTTTGGTGAAAAGTAGAAGGTTTTTTGCTTTCCCCATATAATTTGCTATAACTGAAAAACAgatacatacgaccatagggtgtggagaacagggcttcccgtccgctcagccgtacttaagccacacgccgggaggttagtagttgggtgggtgaccaccagcgaatccctcctgttgtatgtttttgcTATTTTTGGATTTCAATCAAATTGCTTTGGTGGTTGTAGTGGTCCTTATAAGTAGAGTTGATGGGTACACTATCGGATAATTAAACTTGGTTAAGTGATTAACAATATCTGTACAATACAGTACGATACGTCACATCCCATGAAAGGTTGTCAGTCAGACGCAGGAAAAGCTTCAGGTAAGAGCTTCCATGTAGGAATATATGACCATTTCCGGCCTAGGCTAGGGTTACTACGAATCACAACAAGAGAGACGCTGCAAGCTACGTAGTATACACACAGGGCCTACTAACTACGGTGGTCCATGATCAAGTCAGAATAACATTGATCTCCGGCAGTTATATCCACAAGATATACTCCACTGCAGTAGCTAAATGGCCCACTTGGTGCTACTGAGGCATATTAGGGCAGGGAAAGATCCCTCTCGGAGTTATATATCATTTACCTTTTCACAAAGCCTGCCTGCTAGATTCGAAATATAatgtgtacggagtaatacGACCACCCTAGGCACAGCCCACAGGGACCACCACGATCTTTTCGCACCCTATCTCTGTACACTTAGTGTAAATTGGTGGGTCTTCACGCTCCTCATTCAGGAATGGAGGTACGCCGCTTCTCTTCTAAGTATTATCATTAAAGGATTCTGACATCTATTAATTCTCCAATGCGATGCTGCAGAAAACGATCAGCCTGGATGCTCACATATTTCAATATACCGTTGAATCCATGCTTTTGTATTAAAGGTCACAAAACAGTGACCAGCTAAGCTATGTAGAGTATAGACTGGAAAAATAAATCGCAAGTCATTGGCCGTCAGAAAAGCAACCCCGCGAAAAGCTACCCGACGAGGCTGACAGCGTTTATGCGCACAGCCTTGTGCACCGCCTCTCCATCTGCTTCCCTCAAACTTGCTTTGTCCATCGCTTTCAGTATCATACAGCTGGACTCGGAACCTTGAACTTATGAGTAACATGGAACTTGTTCACAAACATTTCAAGACGTAGCTTTTGATTTGCGATACTAACCACAATGGGGAAAAGACCCCTGGAAATGATCAATGTCGACGGGACTGGAAATGAGGTGAAGAGCAAAAATGGCATCCAGAGCTCAGGACCAGGGATTTGGAGCTCCCCGTATGGCAACGAAGAGTACACGATAGGTTGGGTCTCGGCTCTCCCTATTGAAATGGCCGCAGCAAAGGGGATGCTAGATGAAGAGCATGGGGATCCACAAACGCCTCCACAGGAGGCCGATCACAATACATATCTCCTAGGAGCCATGAGTGGATTCAAAGTCGTCATTGCTTGCCTGCCAAAGGATGAACTGGGTGCTAGCTCTGCCGCCGTTGTTGCAACAGACATGCTGTTCACCTTTCCCAACATCCGAGTTGGCCTCATGGTGGGTATTGGCGCAGGGATACCCCATTACGATGATAATGAAACGCGCGACATCCGCTTAGGGGATGTAGTTATAGGCAGTGATAGGGGCTCTAGTGGGGTTGTTGTGTATGACTTTGGCAAACGGCTACCGGATGGCTCGTTCGAGAATATATATGCGTTGGATCGACCGCCCCGAACGTTGTGTACTGCACTAGCCAAGATGGAAGCAGAGCACCAAACTCGTGAGAACAAGATCTGTCAATACATTAACAGTATGCTGGATAAGTACCCTtatatgagaaagaaaggctTTGCTTATCCTGGCTCTTCATATGATCAACTCTTTTGGGACAACTATCGCCATACCGGTGGTAGATCCTGTGCAGGGTGTGATCCCGCCCAACGAATACATCGAGAAGATCGATTTGACACTTCCCCGGAAATACATTATGGAATTGTGGCGACAGGAAGCGCGGTGGTAAAGCATGCGCCAACTAGAGCGCAGATCAAGCAGAGACATGGCGCCATCTGTCTTGAGATGGAGGCGGCTGGATTGATAAACAACTTCCCCTGCATCGTCATCCGAGGAATATCGGACTATGCGAATTCGCACAAGAACGATCAATGGCATTCATATGCAGCTGCTACAGCAGCTGCCTGTGCGAAGGAACTTCTGGGCTTTGTGCAACCGACGGCGTTGGACGCGGAACGCAAAGCTAAGGATGTGCTTCAGATACTCAATAAAGGCAAGTCGCGACGCTTTAATATCATCCTCTTATATCCATCGCCGCAAACTAACAATAATGAAAGTATGCGACGAAGTGTCTCAAATTACAACCCATGTGACTCATATGAACTCAGCCATGGAGGAGGGTGAAAAGCGAAAAATACTCACCTGGCTCAGTCCCGTCGACTACGGCCCACAGCAAAGTGACCATTTCAGTAGGCGACAGGAAGGAACGGGTCAATGGCTACTCGACTCTGACCCCTTCCAACAATGGCTCGAACAGTCAAAGACAACGCTATTCTGCCAGGGTATTCCCGGGGCAGGTAAAACTATCATGGCTTCCATCGTCGTCAATTATCTGGGGATAAAGTTCAAGGACGATTGCCATGTTGCAGTTGCCTATATATTCTGTAACTTTCGGCGCCAGAACGAGCAAACATCGACTGATCTTCTTACTAGTCTACTGAAACAGCTAGCTTGCCAAACTCCTACACTGCCAAAATGTTTGAAGAATCTCTTTGGAAATCATAAAAACCAACAGACTCGTCCTACCTCTGACGAAATCTGGACAGCATTGCACACTATCGGCTCGAGTTATGAGAAAGTATTCATTGTCATCGATGCTCTGGATGAGTGTCAGGTCTCAGAAGTGGGCGTGCTAAGTTCTTGGCTGAGCTTTTTAGATTGCAGGATGCAACTCCCGTGAACATATTTACTACTTCACGATTTATCGATGACATAAAGGAAGTATTTCAAAAGCGGAGAGCTATATTTCTAGAGATTCGCGCCAGGGACAACGATATAGAGAAATACCTTGAAGGGCATATGTCATCTCTACCGTCTTTCATCTCGAGGGAGTTGAGTCTAGCAAATGAAGTGAAGGCACGGATTGTGGAAGTAGTTGACGGGATGTAAGTACTTCCATCCAATCCGATTTCGCCTAAAATTAACTATAGTCAAGGTTTCTGCTTGCGAAGCTTCACCTAGACTCTTTACAAGACAAGATATCATATAGCGATGTCAAGAATGCTCTGAGGAACCTCCCCAAAGGAGTAGATGCATATGAGAAAGCTTATAGTGAGGCCAAGGGAAGGATCCAAGGACAGATGGGTGGTTTCCGAAATCTGGCTATGCGGATTCTCTCATGGATTGTCTGTTCCAAGAGGCCTTTGAAGACATCTGAATTGCAACATGCTATCGCTGTTCAAATTGACACCCGAGAGCTCGACAGAGACAACATTACAGATGTGGGACTAATGACATCTGTTTGTGCGGGCCTAGTGACAGTGGACAAGAGCAGTAGTATTGTCCGATTGGTGCACTATACCGCACAGGAATACTTTGAAAAGGAATGGAGATCTTGGTTTCCAGATGCTAATACAGACATTGCTGTTACTTGCATTACATATCTGTCATTCGATACTTTTGGAATTGGTATCTGCaaaacagatgatgatttcgaGAAGAGACTGCTACTGTACCCTCTCTATGATTTTGCCGCAGTGTTCTGGGCCCACCACGTTCGTTCAAGTCGGGTCGATATGGAAGAATTGATTGCGAAACTTCTTAAGGATGGATCCAAATCGTCAGCAGTCTGTCAGGCGATAAtggtttctggatcttccagACATCCAAACTATAGTCAGAAGGTACCCAATGACATTACAGGGCTGCATCTTGCCGCGCAGGTCGGGCTTGTGGATATTATCAGGCACTTCATGGAAAGGGGGTACCGGGTAAATGA is a window from the Aspergillus oryzae RIB40 DNA, chromosome 6 genome containing:
- a CDS encoding alpha/beta fold hydrolase (predicted protein); this translates as MSKPLIVLPRPGTVPPSGATQPIPAPLEAAFVATFGNRLPPASYLQTLHGKAAYYELPPSSPVSTDGKQPISRVLFVHGVQTPAIGLQPLANALSSRFPSAHCVLVDLWGHGLSETPFVAHDPALFHGLIEAVMVHLGWTDAHFIGYSFGGSTTASFAAAHPERVASMALVAPAGLRRTAGLDEVQKGYLRGGEGLEEAARDWILEVLEGGRLVVPSDWKERVGRGEVVAEAVRDWEMKEHAGHAASVVGIFRDGGVFDKHAATTGIKSRCVLGELDDLCSVQDLHELGMQDVVVVPQVGHGVVRERVPEVAGFIEEFWNRLQQ
- a CDS encoding uncharacterized protein (predicted protein); this translates as MKLLSVTFAALLGLTQLGVAQKVSGAAQGFASGVTGGGNAAPQTPKDINELKKLLADPSPRVIVLDKLYDYTGTEGTSKGTVCANWGEGAKCQKIIQDNCGNAGKSTGTWDTAAKTPIDVASHKTIIGVGNKGIIKGKGLRFRGGATNIIVQNIQITDLNPQYVWGGDALSFDGADLIWVDHVTTARIGRQHYVFGFNTSKRVTLSNNFINGDSPFSAGCNGYHYWTFEMVGKGDQITLQNNYIYHTSGRSPALSGGTLLHAVNNVWDGNTGHALEGGEATARGIFEGNVFTDVKAVVADFKGKAFFSPDANSNKQCSSALGRACEVNVLTKSGTLPPLKDTSFFGDFKGLKIAPATPASQAAVNVPKNAGAGKI
- a CDS encoding uncharacterized protein (ankyrin) encodes the protein MGKRPLEMINVDGTGNEVKSKNGIQSSGPGIWSSPYGNEEYTIGWVSALPIEMAAAKGMLDEEHGDPQTPPQEADHNTYLLGAMSGFKVVIACLPKDELGASSAAVVATDMLFTFPNIRVGLMVGIGAGIPHYDDNETRDIRLGDVVIGSDRGSSGVVVYDFGKRLPDGSFENIYALDRPPRTLCTALAKMEAEHQTRENKICQYINSMLDKYPYMRKKGFAYPGSSYDQLFWDNYRHTGGRSCAGCDPAQRIHREDRFDTSPEIHYGIVATGSAVVKHAPTRAQIKQRHGAICLEMEAAGLINNFPCIVIRGISDYANSHKNDQWHSYAAATAAACAKELLGFVQPTALDAERKAKDASRDALISSSYIHRRKLTIMKVCDEVSQITTHVTHMNSAMEEGEKRKILTWLSPVDYGPQQSDHFSRRQEGTGQWLLDSDPFQQWLEQSKTTLFCQGIPGAGKTIMASIVVNYLGIKFKDDCHVAVAYIFCNFRRQNEQTSTDLLTSLLKQLACQTPTLPKCLKNLFGNHKNQQTRPTSDEIWTALHTIGSSYEKVFIVIDALDECQVSEDATPVNIFTTSRFIDDIKEVFQKRRAIFLEIRARDNDIEKYLEGHMSSLPSFISRELSLANEVKARIVEVVDGMFLLAKLHLDSLQDKISYSDVKNALRNLPKGVDAYEKAYSEAKGRIQGQMGGFRNLAMRILSWIVCSKRPLKTSELQHAIAVQIDTRELDRDNITDVGLMTSVCAGLVTVDKSSSIVRLVHYTAQEYFEKEWRSWFPDANTDIAVTCITYLSFDTFGIGICKTDDDFEKRLLLYPLYDFAAVFWAHHVRSSRVDMEELIAKLLKDGSKSSAVCQAIMVSGSSRHPNYSQKVPNDITGLHLAAQVGLVDIIRHFMERGYRVNDKDSHGRTPLSWAAAEGHSEVVKLLLSYKDTEADLKDKDGRTPLGWASLGGHKEIAELLLAQGDVDPMTKNLHGQTPLIWASRNGHYDIVELLLNAEVDPDTEDKFNRTPLWWALRNGHHNTARLLLEAGADPDLEESNGQTLISRALNSKHNEVVMMLQERGLHHPRRPGQTALSRAAETSSLARVLLLLRKGQDPDNKDSDGRTPLSWAAQSGNISIMNLLLEAGANPTLKGDCGRTPILWAVKHSQVGAVRHLLGYGADHMDIDGRTPLSWAAQFGDNCLVNVLLDHGANLELQDNTGMSPLSWAVKNDQMSVISSLLKRGSNPNSSDIEGRTSLFWAVLNRQEEAILLLLEQGANPNCKDESSQTPLSLAVRCEQEAAVVTLLKYGADPNMKDDNNASPLLWATTYSQQNLVRLLLANGADPDIPDIHGQTPFMRAVVTAQQEIAEALLQRGANPNTKVTAYGTTALHWAASRRDESLIRLLLEKGADPNCADAVYGQTPLLWGVEHGLNQVILLLLEKGADPNVTDINGQTPMSWAEYRGLEDLVKVMAEYGATC
- a CDS encoding uncharacterized protein (predicted protein), whose protein sequence is MSAARSNRTLSWPTSPAHASFLSLLIDLYCIGSVNAGFLAYLQINFPATERVDGQLDKIKIREDGWQNLRLLQEHCTNLQTLETVVYGPNCVLVTDNEINISNPQNNGVYETAWLDCLAAQRVDQR